In Halorhabdus rudnickae, the following proteins share a genomic window:
- a CDS encoding oligosaccharide flippase family protein has translation MAGPEQETDSDQFINIRNQASLSLAGNLVDTAISFLGLILFANVLGAGGLGKFYVVLAIVKVALFPIAGIGQSVMKRGSERNLDSAAFLGGGLTMGLAYASIVGFFLTVAFLTVPELLQYSFAVITSAFTVFLSRIFYMLLLDTYRSHGKTGFATLTDNAHGVIETGAQVALLLAGFQVAGLLVGTAMTTIGVSIVLFFFTDITISRPAADTLRSIVEFARWSVLTSGLGTVYDRLPVLVLGVILGNAAAGYYTSAMRLLMLGSYVGGSIAPALMVRVSATEESSEATQLDSLQMSLNYAAVLSIPMMFGSFAIPDALMETVFGPTFSTAGPILMGLSIYHIINTFSTVTYSFFDGIGRPAYATKATALSLVVRIAMLPLLVWFGVLGVVGSVVVSHAFHLAVAQRFMRLEFGQVIVPNQVVWQFMSGLIILAIVVGLSIVLPIVNWLTLLTVVAVGAVSYVSLLGLFDGYLRGMIRQLLRETISTSL, from the coding sequence ATGGCGGGTCCCGAGCAAGAGACAGATTCTGATCAATTCATAAACATACGGAACCAGGCTTCTCTCTCTCTTGCAGGAAATCTAGTGGACACTGCTATTAGCTTTCTCGGCCTCATTCTGTTCGCGAACGTTCTCGGAGCAGGTGGTCTCGGAAAATTCTATGTCGTCCTCGCAATCGTAAAAGTTGCACTCTTCCCTATCGCGGGAATCGGCCAGTCAGTGATGAAACGGGGCAGTGAGCGTAACCTCGATTCGGCAGCCTTCCTGGGCGGGGGGCTTACTATGGGTCTGGCCTATGCGTCGATCGTCGGGTTCTTTCTCACTGTCGCTTTTCTCACTGTCCCTGAGCTACTCCAGTACTCGTTCGCCGTCATCACCAGTGCGTTCACCGTTTTCCTCAGCCGCATATTCTACATGCTTTTGCTCGATACATATCGGAGTCATGGAAAGACTGGATTCGCAACTTTGACTGACAACGCCCATGGTGTGATTGAGACTGGAGCGCAGGTGGCGCTTCTACTAGCTGGCTTTCAAGTCGCTGGCTTACTGGTTGGGACGGCAATGACAACCATTGGAGTAAGTATCGTTCTTTTCTTCTTCACAGACATCACAATTTCACGCCCGGCTGCGGATACCCTTCGATCTATTGTCGAGTTCGCACGATGGAGTGTTCTCACATCAGGGCTCGGAACAGTTTATGACAGGCTTCCCGTCTTGGTACTCGGTGTTATCCTCGGGAATGCCGCTGCGGGGTACTACACTTCTGCAATGCGTCTTCTAATGCTCGGCAGTTACGTCGGCGGTAGTATCGCTCCAGCACTCATGGTCCGTGTGAGCGCAACTGAGGAGTCCTCTGAAGCAACGCAGCTTGATAGCCTCCAAATGTCGCTTAATTACGCCGCAGTCCTTTCGATTCCGATGATGTTCGGTAGTTTCGCCATTCCGGACGCACTCATGGAGACTGTCTTTGGCCCGACATTTTCGACCGCCGGTCCGATACTGATGGGCCTTAGTATCTACCACATTATAAATACCTTTAGTACGGTAACGTATTCGTTCTTTGACGGGATTGGTCGGCCCGCGTATGCAACCAAAGCGACCGCTCTCTCATTGGTTGTTCGCATAGCTATGTTGCCCCTTCTGGTATGGTTCGGTGTATTGGGAGTTGTTGGATCAGTCGTCGTCTCTCACGCATTTCATCTAGCTGTGGCTCAACGGTTCATGCGTTTGGAGTTCGGTCAGGTCATTGTTCCAAATCAAGTTGTCTGGCAGTTTATGAGCGGCCTTATTATATTGGCTATAGTCGTAGGTCTTTCAATAGTTCTTCCTATCGTGAATTGGCTTACGCTGCTCACTGTTGTCGCAGTTGGGGCTGTATCCTATGTCAGCCTTCTTGGCCTCTTTGATGGGTATTTGCGGGGGATGATCCGCCAACTCTTACGAGAAACTATCTCGACATCCCTATGA
- a CDS encoding YbhB/YbcL family Raf kinase inhibitor-like protein: METRRTWLRRIGLASTLGVVGCQEGTTTVPRNDLAFGSPAFEDGGSIPERYTTDGPNRSPPLMIESVPDGTETVVLIVEDPDADDFVHWLLWDVPGARREIPAGLPVSGTLPEIGGARQGTNDFGTVGYRGPAPPADDGPHTYRFTMTALESTLSVEPGARRSSVRPAMDGMRLGETTLAATYDR; this comes from the coding sequence ATGGAGACTCGCCGAACGTGGCTCCGGCGGATCGGCCTGGCGAGTACACTCGGGGTCGTCGGCTGCCAGGAGGGAACGACGACGGTGCCGAGAAACGACCTTGCGTTCGGTTCCCCGGCGTTCGAAGACGGCGGTTCGATTCCGGAACGATACACAACCGACGGACCGAATCGTTCGCCACCGCTAATGATCGAGTCCGTCCCGGATGGGACCGAAACTGTGGTGTTGATCGTCGAGGACCCGGACGCGGACGACTTCGTTCACTGGTTGCTCTGGGACGTCCCGGGGGCACGACGGGAGATCCCGGCGGGGCTCCCTGTTTCCGGGACGCTACCGGAGATTGGTGGGGCACGACAGGGGACGAACGACTTCGGGACTGTCGGCTATCGTGGACCCGCTCCGCCGGCAGACGACGGTCCACACACGTATCGCTTCACGATGACCGCACTCGAATCGACGCTGTCGGTCGAACCGGGTGCCAGACGATCTTCCGTGCGGCCTGCGATGGATGGAATGCGCCTGGGGGAGACCACGTTAGCAGCGACGTACGATCGCTGA
- a CDS encoding IS5 family transposase — MHTKLARFTNKVVTLAQKAVVGTPKLAVQKGFSGYADWVIVSIHALKTYLNHPYRRLLDVLYEMPRICGILDLEPRTLPDFTTVCARMQELKMPLWRDLLRLSAQLHETGKIQAIDATGMDRVAASQHYAKRTNYTFRAVKTTALIDCKTSAILDIHCSMKQPHDTQIAWQLLMRNLDKLSILTADKGYDWEILRRRLRSEGVKPVIKHREFGWHGVANNVLLDDKTYHQRSNIESTFFALRRKYGEIVRARTWFGQFRELVLKCAVRNVELALDRSNV, encoded by the coding sequence GTGCACACGAAGTTAGCCCGCTTCACGAACAAAGTCGTAACACTCGCTCAAAAAGCCGTCGTTGGAACACCGAAACTAGCCGTTCAGAAGGGTTTCAGCGGCTACGCCGACTGGGTAATCGTCTCGATTCATGCACTCAAAACGTATCTCAACCACCCCTACCGCCGACTGCTCGACGTCCTGTACGAGATGCCGCGTATTTGTGGAATTCTCGACCTAGAACCGCGTACGCTGCCTGATTTCACTACCGTCTGTGCGCGCATGCAGGAACTGAAAATGCCGCTCTGGCGCGACCTACTTCGGCTGTCGGCACAATTGCACGAAACCGGCAAAATCCAGGCCATCGACGCCACCGGCATGGATCGCGTCGCGGCGAGCCAGCACTACGCTAAACGAACGAATTACACGTTCAGAGCGGTGAAAACTACCGCGTTGATTGACTGCAAAACTAGTGCGATTCTAGATATACATTGCTCGATGAAACAACCGCACGATACACAGATTGCGTGGCAGCTACTCATGCGTAACCTAGATAAACTGAGTATTTTGACCGCAGACAAAGGCTACGACTGGGAGATACTTCGTCGAAGACTCCGTTCAGAGGGCGTTAAACCGGTAATCAAGCACCGTGAATTCGGCTGGCACGGCGTCGCAAACAATGTTTTGCTCGATGATAAAACCTACCACCAACGCTCGAATATCGAATCGACGTTTTTCGCGCTCCGGCGAAAATACGGCGAGATCGTGCGCGCTCGAACCTGGTTTGGTCAGTTCCGCGAGCTCGTGTTGAAATGTGCCGTCAGAAACGTCGAACTAGCGCTCGACCGCTCAAACGTATGA
- a CDS encoding oligosaccharyl transferase, archaeosortase A system-associated — protein sequence MSALEAWPDDDSVPGRALGWLTAWYHVFVVAGLFGFMFWLRARTWGNFVVNGDILFSGNDAWYELREVAYTVANWPNTMPFEAWTRFPAGTTVTQFGTLYDQVIATTALIVGLGNPSDHLVRLVHLLFPALIGAAVVIPTYYLGKQVGDRTGGVIAAVLVALSGGEFLRRSLVGFSDHQVAEVFFQVVAVLVILLAFRVAQKEKPIYELFVDRDWAALRRPLGWGIIAGIALALYMSVWPPGVLLVGILGVYVTIQLPITYLRGESPEHLAIVAAVIFLVSAVLSLASLDSVGFGMIKRSLSQPGLALAGAVWVGVLSWLARTWDERELATWQYPVVVFGSLVVAVLLVALLLPDFFKYFLRQVLRFVGFAFNPHTESAVTIGEVQPLPIGQADTLISWLGITPLIAGIGVVLSLAHQYVADELDPAYLFVALWFVFFVAATFTQQRFAYYLTVPAAVMTAIVVTRLYRYLRSFSKTDDVETYQLLVVGSVIVALVVPMVFLAPTAIDRSSQNAPGGVQGWQSSLDYMETETPAVGNYGGAGNADQMDFYGTYERTDDFEYPDGAYGVMSWWDYGHWITQEGERVPVANPFQQNAPEAASFLVAQNESAANDALDVVSEDETDAETRYVMVDWKMASANGAFGGKFFAPPNFVDGVDESTYYRKVRGLAQTQRGTSIIGRYFTVQKQAYYESMAVRLYRYHGSAASTTNAMGATLPNGQIPVVDWADTQVTLTDGSQPTWHIPARNQNGSAQALRLFDNRTAAEQFVEQDGTAQIGGLGKIPSEPVPALEHYRLVQADNLSQNPFTASQPGLAQFARNQRLQSGVNTQQLASFAEPYSSWTKVFERVPGATVEGNGPANVNVTASVNMEMPNANQTFTYRQQAETGPDGEFSMTLPYSTAGYENWGPENGYTNVSVRATGPYQFTAGGGINESGYLIQHTAQANVTESQVIGTDESPVTVQLERQQIGQIGSNDENDGSDTGDSDSSTDAGGNTTNGAESLSVDPSATVDDRRSVKTSPSGADAIEP from the coding sequence ATGAGTGCTCTTGAAGCATGGCCGGACGACGATTCGGTACCTGGTCGCGCTCTCGGCTGGCTGACAGCGTGGTATCACGTTTTCGTCGTCGCCGGACTGTTCGGGTTCATGTTCTGGTTGCGGGCGCGGACGTGGGGGAATTTCGTCGTCAATGGAGACATCCTCTTCAGCGGCAACGACGCGTGGTATGAACTCCGCGAAGTCGCATACACGGTCGCGAACTGGCCGAATACGATGCCGTTTGAGGCCTGGACACGATTCCCGGCGGGTACGACAGTCACCCAGTTCGGGACCCTCTACGATCAGGTTATCGCCACGACAGCGCTGATCGTCGGGCTCGGGAATCCGAGTGATCATCTCGTGCGTCTCGTCCACCTGCTTTTCCCCGCACTGATCGGTGCTGCAGTCGTCATCCCAACGTACTATCTCGGCAAGCAGGTCGGCGACCGTACCGGCGGGGTGATCGCCGCCGTCTTGGTCGCGCTTTCGGGTGGTGAGTTCCTGCGACGGAGCCTCGTTGGCTTTTCCGACCACCAGGTCGCGGAGGTGTTCTTCCAAGTCGTGGCCGTTCTCGTGATCCTCCTCGCGTTCCGCGTCGCACAGAAGGAGAAACCGATCTACGAACTGTTCGTCGATCGTGACTGGGCTGCGTTGCGTCGTCCGCTGGGTTGGGGCATCATCGCAGGGATCGCGCTCGCGCTCTACATGTCCGTTTGGCCGCCAGGTGTCCTCTTGGTCGGTATCCTCGGCGTCTACGTGACGATCCAGCTCCCGATCACGTATCTCCGTGGGGAGAGTCCCGAACACCTCGCAATCGTCGCTGCAGTGATCTTTCTCGTCTCGGCTGTCCTTTCACTGGCTTCGCTGGACAGCGTTGGCTTCGGCATGATCAAGCGCTCCCTCTCCCAACCAGGTTTGGCCCTTGCGGGAGCCGTTTGGGTCGGCGTCCTCTCGTGGTTGGCGAGGACGTGGGACGAACGCGAACTCGCAACCTGGCAGTATCCGGTCGTCGTTTTCGGCAGCCTCGTCGTCGCGGTTCTGCTCGTCGCTCTCTTGCTCCCAGACTTCTTCAAGTACTTTCTTAGGCAAGTCTTGCGCTTCGTCGGGTTCGCGTTCAACCCCCATACGGAATCAGCCGTCACAATCGGAGAGGTCCAGCCGCTCCCGATTGGGCAGGCCGACACGTTGATCTCCTGGCTCGGGATCACACCACTGATCGCAGGTATCGGCGTCGTTCTCTCACTCGCCCACCAGTACGTCGCAGACGAACTCGACCCGGCGTACCTGTTCGTCGCCTTGTGGTTCGTCTTCTTCGTCGCTGCGACGTTCACCCAGCAGCGCTTCGCCTATTATCTGACCGTCCCGGCGGCAGTCATGACGGCCATCGTCGTCACACGGCTGTACCGCTATCTGCGCTCGTTCAGCAAAACAGACGATGTCGAAACGTACCAGTTGCTTGTCGTCGGCAGCGTGATCGTAGCCCTTGTTGTCCCCATGGTCTTTCTCGCCCCGACTGCGATCGACCGCTCCAGCCAGAACGCCCCAGGCGGGGTCCAGGGGTGGCAGAGCAGCCTCGACTATATGGAGACTGAAACGCCGGCAGTCGGCAACTACGGCGGGGCCGGCAACGCCGATCAAATGGACTTCTATGGCACCTACGAGCGCACGGACGACTTCGAGTATCCCGATGGTGCCTACGGCGTCATGTCTTGGTGGGACTACGGCCATTGGATCACCCAGGAAGGTGAACGAGTCCCAGTGGCCAATCCGTTCCAGCAGAACGCACCGGAAGCCGCGTCGTTCCTCGTCGCACAGAACGAATCTGCTGCCAACGACGCTCTCGACGTGGTGAGCGAGGACGAAACCGATGCTGAAACCCGATACGTGATGGTCGACTGGAAGATGGCTTCTGCAAACGGGGCCTTCGGTGGAAAGTTCTTCGCACCGCCGAACTTCGTCGACGGCGTCGACGAGTCGACGTACTATCGGAAAGTCCGTGGCCTCGCTCAGACCCAGCGAGGGACCTCGATCATTGGCCGGTACTTCACCGTTCAAAAACAGGCCTACTACGAGTCGATGGCCGTCCGCCTGTACCGATATCACGGAAGCGCGGCGTCGACGACCAACGCGATGGGCGCGACGCTGCCGAATGGCCAGATTCCGGTCGTCGACTGGGCGGATACGCAAGTGACTCTGACCGATGGGTCCCAACCAACCTGGCACATACCAGCGAGAAACCAGAATGGTTCCGCACAGGCATTGCGACTGTTCGATAATCGGACTGCCGCCGAGCAGTTCGTCGAGCAAGACGGTACGGCTCAGATTGGCGGACTCGGAAAGATCCCCAGCGAGCCGGTGCCCGCCCTGGAGCACTACCGTCTCGTCCAGGCCGACAACCTGAGCCAGAACCCGTTCACCGCGAGCCAGCCCGGCCTGGCCCAGTTCGCCCGCAACCAGCGACTCCAGTCGGGCGTGAACACCCAGCAACTCGCCAGCTTCGCGGAGCCGTACTCCTCGTGGACAAAGGTCTTCGAACGCGTCCCTGGAGCGACCGTCGAGGGCAACGGGCCGGCGAATGTGAACGTCACGGCGTCCGTCAATATGGAGATGCCCAACGCCAACCAGACGTTTACCTACCGGCAACAGGCCGAGACCGGCCCTGATGGCGAGTTCTCGATGACGCTGCCCTACTCGACTGCAGGCTACGAGAACTGGGGGCCGGAGAACGGCTACACGAACGTCAGCGTCCGCGCGACGGGCCCGTATCAGTTCACCGCCGGCGGCGGCATCAACGAGAGCGGCTACCTGATCCAGCACACTGCACAGGCGAACGTCACTGAGTCACAGGTGATCGGTACGGACGAGTCCCCCGTGACAGTCCAGCTGGAACGCCAGCAAATCGGCCAGATCGGCAGCAACGATGAAAACGACGGCAGCGATACGGGGGACAGTGACAGTTCCACTGACGCGGGTGGGAACACTACGAACGGGGCGGAGTCACTTTCCGTCGATCCGTCGGCGACAGTGGACGATCGTCGATCAGTCAAGACCTCACCGAGCGGGGCCGACGCGATTGAACCGTGA
- a CDS encoding glycosyltransferase, giving the protein MHLTQVAPYVSYPPRLGGDHRTHGLVKEFPQFGDTVERFCQGGSPAMYKSLDFRRQVTISKRYTEFRHLHPFHEILKAPMLVGYPNLFQGHVLKIASDGLDDMLERADVVLAREPWQTPYVLEQIDQDTPVILSSHNVEAERFGDIRQPLFENWVESRVEQMEKRSVEGSDAIVCTSERDAEIYRDRYDPGGPIFIAPNGTYKESLRDHRPDSKQAKRVRSDYDIPQKATVCLFMGSNYKPNIEAAKSIIELSRGFGGEQVQFIIMGSVGKALTSADTPENLTITGYVEDGFEAHFDASDIALNPMQSGGGTNIKLIDYFARSLPVISTPFGIRGLNIDREAVAVAELSKFPTAIEELRTARDRRKSIGRKGREVAAENYTWEESSRFLRKSIIEAVGPF; this is encoded by the coding sequence ATGCACCTCACCCAGGTTGCTCCATACGTTTCGTATCCACCGCGGTTGGGAGGCGACCATCGCACACACGGACTGGTAAAGGAATTCCCGCAGTTCGGCGATACGGTTGAACGGTTCTGTCAAGGGGGGTCACCGGCGATGTACAAGTCGCTGGATTTCCGACGCCAAGTCACGATCTCTAAGAGATATACAGAATTTCGCCACCTACATCCGTTTCACGAAATACTAAAAGCCCCGATGTTAGTAGGATACCCCAATCTATTTCAGGGTCATGTTCTGAAAATTGCCAGTGACGGCCTTGACGACATGCTTGAGCGAGCTGACGTCGTCCTCGCTCGCGAACCCTGGCAGACACCGTACGTGCTTGAGCAAATTGATCAAGACACGCCGGTAATCTTGTCCAGCCACAACGTTGAGGCGGAACGATTTGGAGACATTCGACAGCCACTATTCGAGAACTGGGTCGAGTCACGCGTTGAGCAAATGGAAAAGCGCTCAGTAGAGGGGAGCGATGCAATAGTCTGCACGAGCGAACGAGATGCCGAAATCTATCGCGACCGGTACGATCCTGGCGGCCCGATTTTCATCGCACCTAACGGGACGTATAAAGAAAGCTTACGAGACCATCGTCCGGATTCGAAGCAAGCCAAACGGGTTCGATCCGATTACGATATACCACAGAAGGCGACAGTCTGTCTCTTTATGGGGAGTAACTACAAGCCAAATATCGAAGCAGCCAAGTCCATTATAGAGTTGTCGCGAGGATTCGGGGGCGAACAAGTGCAGTTTATTATAATGGGAAGTGTCGGGAAGGCACTTACATCGGCGGATACACCCGAGAACCTCACCATAACTGGATACGTAGAAGACGGGTTTGAAGCCCACTTTGACGCAAGTGACATCGCGTTGAATCCAATGCAGTCGGGTGGTGGCACTAACATCAAACTTATTGATTACTTTGCGCGGAGTTTGCCAGTCATTTCGACGCCATTTGGCATACGAGGACTCAATATTGACAGAGAAGCAGTGGCAGTGGCAGAACTATCTAAATTTCCAACTGCGATCGAAGAGCTACGGACTGCTAGAGACCGGCGCAAGAGTATCGGCCGAAAAGGACGGGAGGTTGCAGCCGAGAACTACACGTGGGAGGAATCATCAAGATTTCTGAGAAAGTCGATTATAGAGGCCGTCGGACCTTTTTGA
- a CDS encoding DUF368 domain-containing protein — MGAADSVPGVSGGTIALITGIYERLIGAIATLDPRAARHLLRVHRTSGRRALKSRLCAMDVPFLVVLGSGVLTALILVSRVMHVALAEARALTFAFFFGLIGASAVVLYEHVSVRTGGRIAAAIAGFAIAFYVSGVSAGTEASHALPIIFVAGAIAITAMILPGVSGAFFLVLFGQYDHLTSVLKRFVDRLVGLVTGDPAIAEVIELGTTVLTFGIGAILGLLAFARVVQWALAHYRAATLTFLVSLMVGALRLPVIEVLDHTSVWTTTTTVATLLAGGIGALAVLLLDRYTQTLAY; from the coding sequence ATGGGGGCCGCCGACTCGGTTCCGGGCGTCTCGGGCGGGACGATCGCACTGATCACCGGCATCTACGAGCGGTTGATCGGTGCGATCGCCACACTGGACCCACGGGCGGCGAGGCATCTGCTTCGCGTTCACCGGACTAGCGGACGGCGAGCGCTGAAGAGCCGTCTCTGTGCGATGGACGTTCCGTTCCTCGTCGTGTTGGGCTCCGGAGTCCTGACGGCATTGATCCTCGTCTCGCGGGTGATGCACGTGGCCCTCGCCGAGGCGCGGGCGCTGACGTTCGCGTTCTTCTTCGGGCTGATCGGGGCATCGGCCGTCGTGCTGTACGAGCACGTCTCGGTCCGGACCGGCGGGCGGATCGCCGCCGCGATCGCCGGGTTCGCGATCGCGTTCTACGTCTCGGGCGTCTCGGCCGGTACGGAGGCGTCCCATGCGCTTCCGATCATCTTCGTCGCGGGAGCGATTGCGATCACTGCGATGATTCTCCCGGGCGTCTCCGGAGCGTTCTTCCTCGTCTTGTTCGGCCAATATGACCACTTGACGTCGGTCCTCAAGCGATTCGTCGATCGTCTCGTCGGCCTTGTGACCGGCGATCCGGCTATCGCCGAAGTGATCGAACTCGGAACGACCGTGCTGACGTTCGGGATCGGAGCGATTCTCGGCTTGCTCGCGTTCGCACGCGTCGTCCAGTGGGCGCTGGCCCACTACCGGGCAGCGACGTTGACCTTCCTCGTGAGTTTGATGGTCGGTGCCCTGCGCCTGCCAGTGATCGAAGTACTCGATCACACAAGCGTCTGGACGACGACGACGACCGTCGCAACCCTCCTCGCTGGGGGGATTGGTGCGCTCGCCGTACTCCTGTTGGATCGGTACACACAGACACTAGCCTACTGA
- a CDS encoding outer membrane lipoprotein-sorting protein, with product MENQQSDLPTAEGIEGTLADLEAMNATVVSSLNGTRISERQTVFEIGTQRRRSTTQTGETESLVVANDSLTWRYDRAANTVRVTRLVDGSQQSNTTIESSVTSIFGRLNGVSDDSEQNAALDPLILPSAGGGGPQPFTGRVESFENASLTYEGTEAVDGRETYVVTAVPPEDANTASITMWIDQEWYYPLKWNSTIVVDEERQTVTTAYRNVTFNPALSADTFTFEPPANATVVERTVVRRSFGTRAELVTASEMAIPDPNVPEPLTFDSARYFDNNGTVRTSLQYTNGSETLRVTKSDPWGESTGLPEGDRIEINDHEAVLQSFDSRTSLVWSCEGYRYTVFGDVSSETVRAVGESIDCG from the coding sequence TTGGAGAACCAGCAGTCAGACCTTCCGACGGCGGAGGGGATCGAAGGGACGCTCGCGGATCTTGAAGCAATGAACGCGACAGTTGTGTCCTCCCTGAACGGGACACGGATATCGGAACGGCAAACAGTGTTCGAGATCGGAACCCAACGAAGACGATCGACGACACAGACCGGCGAGACAGAGTCACTGGTCGTTGCAAACGACTCTTTGACGTGGCGGTACGATCGAGCCGCGAACACCGTTCGAGTGACTCGACTAGTCGACGGGAGCCAACAGTCAAACACCACCATTGAGAGTTCGGTGACCTCAATCTTCGGGAGATTGAACGGAGTATCTGACGATTCCGAACAGAACGCGGCACTCGATCCGCTCATCTTGCCCTCTGCCGGTGGAGGTGGCCCACAGCCGTTCACCGGGCGGGTCGAGAGTTTCGAGAACGCCTCGCTGACCTACGAGGGGACCGAGGCGGTGGACGGTCGCGAGACGTACGTCGTGACTGCCGTCCCACCGGAGGACGCCAACACGGCCAGCATCACGATGTGGATCGACCAGGAGTGGTACTATCCGCTCAAATGGAACTCGACGATCGTCGTCGATGAAGAGCGACAGACCGTCACGACTGCCTACCGAAACGTCACGTTCAACCCCGCGCTCTCGGCAGACACGTTTACGTTCGAACCGCCAGCGAACGCGACGGTCGTCGAACGGACGGTCGTCCGTCGGTCTTTCGGGACCAGGGCCGAACTGGTCACCGCGAGCGAAATGGCGATCCCCGATCCAAACGTGCCCGAACCCCTGACGTTCGATTCCGCGCGGTATTTCGATAACAACGGGACAGTCCGCACGTCACTCCAGTATACGAACGGGTCGGAAACGCTGCGCGTGACGAAGTCCGACCCATGGGGCGAGAGTACTGGGCTCCCCGAGGGTGATCGAATCGAAATCAACGACCACGAGGCCGTCCTTCAGTCGTTCGACAGCAGGACGTCGCTCGTCTGGTCATGCGAAGGGTATCGCTACACAGTCTTCGGCGACGTTTCGTCGGAGACTGTACGCGCCGTTGGCGAATCGATCGACTGCGGTTGA
- a CDS encoding glycosyltransferase family 4 protein, which yields MRVLNYLDFERYLGPSGIRTAASQQRTALAGQGVTVETSPWNGRNPVTAAVSNLGDGSLWADFDVAHCNTVGPGSVAVAKYAKRQDIPLILHAHVTREDFQESFRGSNLASKPLGTYLRWFYSQADLVLCPSEYTERVLESYPVTAPIRPITNGVDLSGLEGYEKFRASAREKHDLDGVVVFAVGQVFERKGLSTFCRVAQQTPYEFAWFGPYSTTPLASSTVKHWTENPPENVTFTGWVEDIREAFGAGDIYLFPTKTENQGIAVLEAMAAEKAVVIRDIPVFDEFFTDGEDCLKAETDAEFRAAVERLAENPDLRERLGENARETAETHSLDRVGTQLVDIYETLLEGDDPTTV from the coding sequence ATGCGCGTGCTGAACTATCTCGACTTCGAGCGGTATCTCGGCCCCAGCGGCATTCGGACCGCGGCCAGCCAACAGCGGACTGCCCTGGCTGGCCAGGGGGTTACGGTCGAAACCTCGCCCTGGAACGGTCGGAACCCGGTGACTGCCGCCGTCTCTAATCTCGGAGACGGGTCACTGTGGGCGGACTTCGACGTCGCTCACTGCAATACCGTCGGCCCGGGGTCGGTCGCCGTCGCGAAGTACGCAAAGCGGCAGGACATCCCGCTGATCTTACACGCCCACGTCACCCGCGAGGACTTCCAAGAGAGTTTCCGCGGGTCGAACCTCGCCTCGAAGCCGCTGGGGACGTACCTCCGATGGTTCTACTCCCAGGCTGACCTCGTGCTCTGCCCCAGTGAATACACCGAGCGCGTTCTGGAGTCCTATCCAGTCACCGCGCCGATTCGACCGATAACCAACGGCGTCGATCTGTCGGGTCTCGAGGGCTACGAGAAGTTTCGCGCCTCTGCCCGCGAGAAACACGACCTCGATGGCGTCGTGGTTTTCGCGGTTGGCCAGGTCTTCGAGCGGAAGGGACTCTCGACGTTCTGTCGGGTCGCTCAGCAGACTCCCTACGAGTTCGCGTGGTTCGGTCCCTACAGCACGACCCCGCTGGCTTCCTCGACGGTCAAGCACTGGACCGAAAATCCGCCGGAGAACGTCACCTTCACCGGCTGGGTCGAGGACATCAGGGAAGCGTTCGGCGCAGGCGACATCTACCTCTTCCCGACGAAGACCGAGAATCAGGGCATCGCCGTCCTGGAAGCAATGGCCGCCGAGAAGGCGGTCGTCATCCGGGACATTCCGGTTTTCGATGAGTTCTTCACCGACGGCGAGGACTGCCTGAAGGCTGAGACCGACGCCGAGTTCCGCGCGGCTGTCGAGCGATTGGCCGAGAACCCCGACCTCCGGGAGCGCCTCGGCGAGAACGCACGCGAGACTGCCGAGACGCACAGTCTCGACCGCGTCGGTACGCAACTGGTCGATATCTACGAAACCCTGCTTGAGGGCGACGATCCGACGACGGTCTGA
- a CDS encoding HEWD family protein, with protein MIDIEPPSDRECERCGRTEVWNDELGVWRVPDDGDVTRGRPHCLHEWDINGTYNPVADV; from the coding sequence ATGATCGACATCGAGCCACCGAGCGATCGAGAGTGTGAGCGTTGTGGGCGGACGGAAGTCTGGAACGACGAACTGGGCGTCTGGCGTGTACCCGACGATGGCGACGTGACGCGGGGCCGCCCGCATTGTCTCCACGAGTGGGACATCAACGGAACCTACAATCCCGTCGCTGATGTCTGA